The Candidatus Cloacimonadota bacterium genome segment AACTTCGCTACGTTGTCGCGTCGCGTCTTGGCTGGAACGTCGCCGTTGAATAGCAGCACGCCGGGAAACTCGGCCTTGAACATGTCGATAGGCGACGACTGCCGGAACAGGTCGGAATTGATGATATCCATGAATTCGGCGTTGAACTCTCTGACTACACGGTTCCACTCGGCAGCCTGAATGGTGGCGTCGACCGCCTCTTGGTCTTTGACGGACCGCTCGTCAAGCAGGAACGGATTGAATCCACCGCCCTTCTTGTAGTCGTGGAAAACGACAACCTTGCGGCCCATCGCCAGATGCTCGCGGACATGCGGAACAACCTCGCGCGCCTTGATGGATTCCAACAAATAGCGGCGAGAAAGGTAATCGAACTTCTCGCCGATCTGGTCGCGCACGGCGCTCAGTGCGCTCTCGTAGGGGTCGGCCCGGCCAATGCGGTCGCCGGCTTCCATTGCGTCCGCGCGCTGCACCTTGCGCTTTGACTCGAACCACTCCAGCGCGTCGTCAATCCGCTGGCCAATTGCCGAATCAACCAGAATGAAACGGCGGTCGTAGTCAGCGGCCACGTCGAGCATACGGCCAGACAGCGAACCTTTCTTCTTCAGCCAGGTGTTGAACTGGCGCTGCATCAGCCCGCTATCGACCTTGGCATCCGGCTGCGTCAGTTTCCCGTAGCGCATCCGGTAGCCGAAGTGCTGCATCATGAACTGGTCGAGATTGCTGCCCTCGTTGTAGCCACGGAACTCGCGCTCTTCGTTGCTGCGCCCTTCGTTGTAGTCGAACAGGTAGCCGTTTGCCCAATCCACCGTCTTTTCGTAGGCGAATGGGGTGGCTGACAGGAACAGGGCGCGCGGACGCTTTTCGCCTTGGCGCTCGGCTACGTCCGCCTTGATGGCTTCCTGCTTGGCCCGCAATTCGTTGCGCAGCTTGTCGGCGTCGGCCTGTGTTTTCTCGGCGGCGTACCAATTGCGCTGATCGTCCGACATGCGCTGCATCTTGGCGTCGGCGTCGAGTTGCTTCAGCCGCTCGATGTCGGCCGCGTTGAGCATCGAGTGGCGGTGATGCACGCCGTCCGGGTGCAGCGTGATTGCCCGAAGGGTTTTCAGCGCGTTGGTGTTGGCGCCGTCCTTGCCCATCGCCAGGTAATGCGCTTCGTCGCTGACAACCAAATCCCATTCGCGGGAAGCCAGCGCATTGTTCTGGCCCATGTTGGCGTACGTCGTGATGACGATTCCATTGCCGGCATCATTGGTATCCGCCAGCCGGGTAATATCGAGGCCGAGCAACTTTCCGGCCTTCTGCCAGTCCTCAACGATCTTGTCGTTCGGCGCCACGATAAGGATGTTCGTCTTGCCCTGATTGGCCAGTCGCTTGATGGCGCCAAGACCGGTAAAGGTCTTGCCGGTGCCAGTGCCATTCGTGAACAGCATCCCGTAGCCATCGGGCACGGCAAAGCGTGTTTCCGCCTTGGCTACGTCTTCCTGCTGGCCTTCCGTGAGAATCGGCAGCGCATCACGAATCGCGGCGATGCCGCCCTTGTGCGCCACCGTCTTGTCGGCGCGCGCCTGCTCGGCTTTGTTTGCGACTAGCTCAGACTGTTTTGTAGCAGCTTCGCCAATTGCTTTTGTTGCATCGGGTTCAACGGGCGGTCCTGCGAGGCCACTATCACGGCTTCCGAGATCGACACGATTTCCGGCAGAGCCGGGCGATAGTTCGGGTGCGCCTGTGTATATTTCGAGATCGCCACGTTCTCCAGCAGCAGCGGCTTCAGATCCACGTAGCTCGCTGCCACTTCCTGCCCGAATCGACTCTTCGCCGCCTTGTACTCCCGGTCTTCCAGTTCCGCCATTTCCATCCCGTCCATCGCGAACGCCTTCTTCGCCCACGCCGTTTTCAACTTCTGCGTCTCGGCTATCTCGTTCCAGATCGGTGCTGCTACGCTGGTCAGTGGCATCTGCTTTCTCCAAGTCTTCAATTGAATCATAGGACATTGCCTCGCGTTTGTCGCCGCCAATCTCCTTTGCGATGTTGATGTAGCCGGCCTGCAGATTATCGATGCTGATCTTGTCAGCAACATCATTGCCGGCCAGCTGCCGAATCTGCCCCAACACATACTTTGCCGCATCCTTGAACTTGATGTAGCCCATCTTCGCAGCAATGCGGAAAATCTTCGACATCACAGGGATGATGCGCGACTCTTCCTCGGGCGTCAGGTTTTGCTTAACACCAAGGATAGAAGCGAGTTCGCCGATGGCCTGGCCCATTTCTGCCTTGAGCGCGTCCATTTCTGACGGCTCGGATTTTGCCGGCTTTACGGCGTCGACCGTGGCAGGCTTCAGGTCTGGATAGTCGGCTAGGACATTGGCGGGTACTGGCTTGCCTTCTGCGATTGCAGCGGCAACGGTTGCGCGATGGTATTCCTTGCCAAGTTCATATAGTTCGCCACGATCAAGGATCGGCTGACCGCCCTTGGTCTTTGTCGAAGTCTTTACGATAGCGCGGCCAAATGGCATCCCAATGGTTGAGCCAATCGGTTGCTGCGACTTGGTAACGGTTACGCCTTTGAACGGGCCTGCCGGTTGCGGAGATTCGTACTCATACGTAGTCCGGTATCCTTGTAGCTCAATTCCACCAAGGCCATTAGCGATTAGCATGTTGCGAACAGGCGCGTCACCTTGCGCGAAGAATTCATCCTTCGTCATCTGCCACGGCTCTTTGCCGGCGGCAACTTCTTGTTTGCCAGCGGCAGGCGATTGCTCTTGCTTCGATACAGAATCAGCGAAAACATAGTCCTTCAGGTCAGTCGTTCCGAGTGACGACTCCATAACAAAGGTCTTTCCGTCGCGCTCGATGCGCAAATATGGAAGCGCCTTTGTGCTTTTGAGCCAGGATTTATTGTCTTCCGCTGCTTCGCTCGCAAGCTCCTTGTCAGCAGAATACTTATCCGCCCAATAGACATAGACGTTTCCGCGATTGTCTACGGTGCGAATTACGCCTCGCTGCTTCGGATTGTGGGCGTAGAAAATTTCCCGCCCACGCATTGTCTCGACAGATGGCTCAACTGAATCAAGATGTTTTGCGCCGCTTTTCTTCGACGCCTTGATTGTGTCTTCCCTTGCTTTGTCAAATGCAGCGGAGTCAAAAGGAACATCAGCAATGGCAGGCTCTTGCGCTTTGGCTGGCTCTGCTTTGCCATCGCCAATCACTGAAGCGATGCCGGGCTGCGTCGCGTCTTCAAAGTACGTTCCGCGCAAATGCGGCCGGGTCGCCCCAAGGAAATCAACTGCCTGCTCGAATGTTTCGATCTTTGAGTATTGCGCCTGTTCTTGGTCGATTGCTTCGCCGCGCTTCTCGTTTCCGCGCGTGATGTAGACGGCATCCCACCCACCGTCCGCGCGCTTGCTCAGAAATGTTTTGCTTGATGACTCTTTGTTGCCAATGGATTTGGGCGGCTCGCTGGCGGCTTTGGCTGGCTCGGCTTTGGGCTGCTGTTCTGAAGAAAACACAGATAATCCAGCGCCGAAATTATCAACTGTTCCGATAATTCGGCCTTCAAATGAGCCATGAACACCAACCGCTTTTGCTTGGCTAGGAGAAATCTTTTCCCAATCAACCCAACTCAACTTGTCGCTGTTGATGCCGCGACCTTTCGCCTTTCCGGTATGGAATCTGTCGCCAACACGAATGGCTCCGAACGTCGTTCGCTTACCACCTTCCTGCTTACCACCTTCGGCGGCTGGCTCGGCTTTGGGCTGCGCTACCGGCTCGGCCTTCTGTTGCGCATCAGCCTCCCACCGCCACCCACCATAGGTGCCGCGCTCACTGGCCTTGCGACGGAAGATTGCAACCGTGCCGCCGTCTTCTGTCTTTCCTAGTGCGTACTGGAAAGCATCGTTACCGTTCGGAACGTTGCTTGCGGGGATTTCTTTGCCTTCGATACCATCCTTGGTGATGGTGAAAGCGCCGACGAGTTCGTTCTTCTGCTGCTGCGCAAATACGTCTTGCTGCCCGCGAGCATCATCATTCGTAACCTTGCGGACTATTGGCGGGGGAGCGTTTTGCCCAAGAGCAAAAGCCTCAACGTCCTTGTCGACTTCGGCTTTCTTCGCTGCTTCGCGTTCAGCGATTACCTGCGCGGCGCGGCGATCCTTCTCGGCCTTGTTCTTCGCGGCCTGCTCTGCGCGGATTGCCCTGACTTCTTCGCGGTGCGCCTGTGCTGCTGCGGCGCGTTCCTGCTCTGCTTTGGCGCGTAGTTGCTCGGGGGTTTGTGCGGCTAGATCAAACCCCGCTTCGTCGCCTCGGCCTTGACGATTTCTGCCCGCTTCTCCGGCGACAGCTTCGCCAGCGCGTGCAGCGCCTTGCGCATCTTCAGACTCTTCGAGCGTTTCTGTCCCGTCGAAGGCGTCGAGGATTTCGTCATTGCTGATCCATTGTTCATTTATATACCTGCCGTTCTCTTTGGTTTCCTGTGTAGCAAGGTCAAGCAGCGCGTTGATCTGGTCGTCATCAAGCTCTGAAACTGCTTCTTCTGCCTGAATTGCATCACGCTCTGCTACTGCTTCATCTTGCGCCTGTTTTGCTTCTGCTTCAAGTACGGCGCGCTCGATGTTATCGAATTTAACGGCAACCGTCTTGATGCCAAGCGCAGCGGCACGGCGTCTGATTTCGTCGCGGTATTTCCTTACCTCGTTCTCGGCGGCTTCGCGCTCGTTGCGCTCCATCGAATAGGCCGGGTTTCCGGCCGCCTGTTCGCGGACCAGTTCGGCCAGGTGGTTGCCGTCGCGCACATCGTAGTTTTCCTGAACGCGCAGCAAGTCGGCAATATCGTCCAGGTCTTCCTGGCCGCGCAGCGTGAACAGGCCGCGCACTTTTGTTGCCGCGTTGGCCTTGTCGCCGACGATGGTTTGCGCCATCTTGGGATGGATACCGTTGCCGCCAGTAACGCGAAGGATTGCGCCGACTAGATCATCGCGCGATTGTGGGCCAACATTCTTTGCGCGCGCCTTTTCCAGCTTTGCGCGGTTGGCGGCTTTCTCGGCTTCAGGAGTTGCTGGCTGTGTAGATTGGTCAGGATACATCGTTCCAAGCAGTTCGCCATTTACAAATGGCGCTTTCTGATTAGCCGGAACAAGACCTAGCGCACCACTTACTGAGCGCCAGATATTCATTGGTTCGTTGCGCTCGTTTGTCCTTTCCTGCCATTTCATTACCGTTCTTGATACAACGTCACTAGGCGCGCCTATCGCAGTATTTGCCGCGTAAGCCGCGCGCTTACCGTCAAGCCGCATATCATCAGTTACCTCTACGCTATTCTGAACATTTGTCACTGGATTAGTAGAAATGTTCTGAGCCGGCATGTTCAGTTGCGTAGCCGTCTGTTGCAGCGGGCTGGTCGTCGTCGGCTGCGCCTGGGTTGCCATGCGGCGCTGTAGATCAGCAATGGCGGCCTGGCGGATCTTCGGTATGGCCTTCTCGTTATCTGCAATACGTTGCACCTGTTCAGTGGAACGCGATTGCATCTGGCGTTGAATCGGCACAAGTTCTGCCTGTGCGGCTTCGTCGGCAAGCATCTGTTGCTCGATAGCGGCACGCATCGGATGAACAGGCATCTGTGTTGCGCCGGTTGCCATTCCAGATAGTGCGGCCTTGGAGAGTGCGCCACCTTGAGCGGCGGATCGCGCCAGGTCTTGTGTGAGCGCAACTTGTTGCCGCGATTCCTCTTCAGCTAGTACACCAAGGCGAGTGACTGATTGTTGGTTGGCGTTTTGCGCTGGAATGCGCTCTCTTGCACGTACCGTGTCATTAGCTGAAACCTGAAAGTCAAGGTACTCACCCATCGTGAACGGAACTTCGCGCTGATTAGCATCGTGCGTGATACCGATTTGCTCATTGAACGCAGCGGCCAAATCCTTCTCGTAGAGCGCGCGGCCCTTCTTGTCCATGCGTGCAGTATCAAGGCCAAGCATGGCGTCAATGCGTTGCTGTACGGGGACAGGATCAGCAACAAGCACAACATTCTGGCGCGCAGCCTCGAACGCATCGCGCATCGCGTAGAGGTCGGCAGCATTCTTGTCGGCTGCGTCAATTTCAGCCTGTCGTGCAGCGGCACCATTAAGAAGTTGGTCGCCAGGCGTTCCGGTATAGGTGGGTGACGGCAATAGACCAGCAATCGGCTGTTGTTCTTCCTGCGGCTTTGTCTGTGCGTTGAGTTTGTTTTCTGCGTAGCGACCGCCAGGAATTGCATTGAATGCGCCACCCATGAACGAACCGGCCAACGCACCTTCAACACCAGCGCGGGCCATGCCTTCGGTAAGCGGCTTGTCCTGTGCGAGATTCTGGAACCCTTGCTCAAAGACGGACTGCGGAAGTTCCTCGAACAAGCCTTCAGAGATTGCACCGCCAGCAACGCGCTTTCCAACTTCTTTCGCTGCCGCCATTCCGGTAGCGTTGCTTGCTTGACGACCAATACCACCAGCAATCAATGTTTCAGGATCGACCACGCCGAACTTCTGTGCAACCTTGCCGCCAAGAGTGCCTAGCGCACCGCCAACCAAACCAGTTGCGCCAGCATAGCCAGCAGCGGTACGCGGATCGACACCAGCCTCAAGGCTATTCTGCATGGCTTGACCGGCCATGATGCCGCCCTCGCCAATACCGGCACCAACAGCCGGAGCCATACTTGTACCAACCGTGCGAGCAGTCACGCCTGGGAGTGCCGCGCCAACACCGCCAGCGCCAGCAGATACAGTCTTTGCCCCAATGCCTAGCGCGGCGCGTCCAGCCAATCCACCAACCAGCATCGAAGGGATGGACTCGGCAACTGAGCCGACAATGTTCATCGGGTTTTTCAGGTAAGCCCCGGCAATGTCAGATACCGTGCCTTGTTCCCAAGCATTGTCCACTTCCTCCCTGCCGGCTTGGCGCGAAGGAGAGTATTCAGCCTCGGCTGACTTGGCCCACTTCGACGGCTGGAAGCCCGTTATTTCTCCGGCCTTATCTGCCAATCCACTGACTAGCGGACTGCCCGTAACTGCGGCAACAGGAATATCAATTAGGCCAGTGACCGCGCCAGGCAGTTGCTGTACGCCACGCTTAACGTCTGTTACGAGGTCGGCGGCAATGCCTTTGTTTTGCTTCTTTGGCGCATCAGCCGGAGAGAAATTAGACCAATCCGTTTCGCCAGATGCAGGCTGATTTACGGGACTAAACTGACTCCAATCGGTATCGGCCATATTCTCTATATCCTGTTACTGCGCTAGTACGGGCTGTCCGTTGCGGACGACGTATTTCTTTCCATCTTTTCCAACAATGGATGTGCCTTCGTCATACGGCGAGTTTCCAATACGCTTCGGGCCTTGCTGCTGTCCGCCAACATCCTGCCCTGTGCGCAAATCAATCAGCCGTTGCGGAACATTGCGCATGATGCCGGCTTTCTCGTCAAATTCCTGACCGCCGCCAGCCGTCATGAAGTTGTCTTTGAGGCTCTGCTGATTATCTTTGCCAGATAGAGCGCGAATCTGTTCAGCCGCCCTGGCCTTTTCTTCAGGCGTTCCATTCAGATACTTACCTTGAATGTCGCTGAGTCGCTGCGCCTGAGTGAGTGATAGT includes the following:
- a CDS encoding DEAD/DEAH box helicase family protein → MADTDWSQFSPVNQPASGETDWSNFSPADAPKKQNKGIAADLVTDVKRGVQQLPGAVTGLIDIPVAAVTGSPLVSGLADKAGEITGFQPSKWAKSAEAEYSPSRQAGREEVDNAWEQGTVSDIAGAYLKNPMNIVGSVAESIPSMLVGGLAGRAALGIGAKTVSAGAGGVGAALPGVTARTVGTSMAPAVGAGIGEGGIMAGQAMQNSLEAGVDPRTAAGYAGATGLVGGALGTLGGKVAQKFGVVDPETLIAGGIGRQASNATGMAAAKEVGKRVAGGAISEGLFEELPQSVFEQGFQNLAQDKPLTEGMARAGVEGALAGSFMGGAFNAIPGGRYAENKLNAQTKPQEEQQPIAGLLPSPTYTGTPGDQLLNGAAARQAEIDAADKNAADLYAMRDAFEAARQNVVLVADPVPVQQRIDAMLGLDTARMDKKGRALYEKDLAAAFNEQIGITHDANQREVPFTMGEYLDFQVSANDTVRARERIPAQNANQQSVTRLGVLAEEESRQQVALTQDLARSAAQGGALSKAALSGMATGATQMPVHPMRAAIEQQMLADEAAQAELVPIQRQMQSRSTEQVQRIADNEKAIPKIRQAAIADLQRRMATQAQPTTTSPLQQTATQLNMPAQNISTNPVTNVQNSVEVTDDMRLDGKRAAYAANTAIGAPSDVVSRTVMKWQERTNERNEPMNIWRSVSGALGLVPANQKAPFVNGELLGTMYPDQSTQPATPEAEKAANRAKLEKARAKNVGPQSRDDLVGAILRVTGGNGIHPKMAQTIVGDKANAATKVRGLFTLRGQEDLDDIADLLRVQENYDVRDGNHLAELVREQAAGNPAYSMERNEREAAENEVRKYRDEIRRRAAALGIKTVAVKFDNIERAVLEAEAKQAQDEAVAERDAIQAEEAVSELDDDQINALLDLATQETKENGRYINEQWISNDEILDAFDGTETLEESEDAQGAARAGEAVAGEAGRNRQGRGDEAGFDLAAQTPEQLRAKAEQERAAAAQAHREEVRAIRAEQAAKNKAEKDRRAAQVIAEREAAKKAEVDKDVEAFALGQNAPPPIVRKVTNDDARGQQDVFAQQQKNELVGAFTITKDGIEGKEIPASNVPNGNDAFQYALGKTEDGGTVAIFRRKASERGTYGGWRWEADAQQKAEPVAQPKAEPAAEGGKQEGGKRTTFGAIRVGDRFHTGKAKGRGINSDKLSWVDWEKISPSQAKAVGVHGSFEGRIIGTVDNFGAGLSVFSSEQQPKAEPAKAASEPPKSIGNKESSSKTFLSKRADGGWDAVYITRGNEKRGEAIDQEQAQYSKIETFEQAVDFLGATRPHLRGTYFEDATQPGIASVIGDGKAEPAKAQEPAIADVPFDSAAFDKAREDTIKASKKSGAKHLDSVEPSVETMRGREIFYAHNPKQRGVIRTVDNRGNVYVYWADKYSADKELASEAAEDNKSWLKSTKALPYLRIERDGKTFVMESSLGTTDLKDYVFADSVSKQEQSPAAGKQEVAAGKEPWQMTKDEFFAQGDAPVRNMLIANGLGGIELQGYRTTYEYESPQPAGPFKGVTVTKSQQPIGSTIGMPFGRAIVKTSTKTKGGQPILDRGELYELGKEYHRATVAAAIAEGKPVPANVLADYPDLKPATVDAVKPAKSEPSEMDALKAEMGQAIGELASILGVKQNLTPEEESRIIPVMSKIFRIAAKMGYIKFKDAAKYVLGQIRQLAGNDVADKISIDNLQAGYINIAKEIGGDKREAMSYDSIEDLEKADATDQRSSTDLERDSRDAEVENGVGEEGVRDGRDGNGGTGRPGVQGGEESIRAGSGSELRGSEAAAAGERGDLEIYTGAPELSPGSAGNRVDLGSRDSGLAGPPVEPDATKAIGEAATKQSELVANKAEQARADKTVAHKGGIAAIRDALPILTEGQQEDVAKAETRFAVPDGYGMLFTNGTGTGKTFTGLGAIKRLANQGKTNILIVAPNDKIVEDWQKAGKLLGLDITRLADTNDAGNGIVITTYANMGQNNALASREWDLVVSDEAHYLAMGKDGANTNALKTLRAITLHPDGVHHRHSMLNAADIERLKQLDADAKMQRMSDDQRNWYAAEKTQADADKLRNELRAKQEAIKADVAERQGEKRPRALFLSATPFAYEKTVDWANGYLFDYNEGRSNEEREFRGYNEGSNLDQFMMQHFGYRMRYGKLTQPDAKVDSGLMQRQFNTWLKKKGSLSGRMLDVAADYDRRFILVDSAIGQRIDDALEWFESKRKVQRADAMEAGDRIGRADPYESALSAVRDQIGEKFDYLSRRYLLESIKAREVVPHVREHLAMGRKVVVFHDYKKGGGFNPFLLDERSVKDQEAVDATIQAAEWNRVVREFNAEFMDIINSDLFRQSSPIDMFKAEFPGVLLFNGDVPAKTRRDNVAKFQDDASGPQVILVQSAAGKEGISLHDTTGKHQRVLFNLGQPTQPTTAIQQEGRIYRTGQVTDAIFRYLNTGTNWEKWAFATTIAQRASAAENLGMGEQARALKDAFISGFEESADYRAGMEDEGKGGKARDKAANDALTEYDRARAFYFGTQKKNSKTKAQEGADYFATPEPVGLKMVEWADIRPGEKVLEPSAGHGAIARWIPDSAEKTAIEPSMTLRPRLAMVFDGQIIGSDFESLNVVNKYDAIVMNPPFGSGGKTAVDHIAKAATHLRDGGRIVALLPTGPAADKKFDKWMYEGEERQLKPLTTYTIDGKAAPIYRGDTIESKAAWAPSGVVTRVFAAVGNNEPDIMVKATAPEFKGAETRMSAAQIKMIQPTGKRTEVFRPAEGIYMVADIKMPAVTFERAGTQVMTRIVVLEKQSDTTKAPNGGNKIDLSDIGDINELFKRVEYVGFQNRPKVDAQEADQAPANDRPQKAKPAAVGDVVTVNGSEYAIEIYTTNDGKEKRGIWMEEKEAKEINPRAFKSSKMRGTPAEGKFFVDEYWLNKRNGNSLMSRGNGTQTSAMPQQEAESRIKSILGDKLGKVLIDSGIVTFTNKGNEYQGATYKDGSIVLNLDALSAENFDGVFFHEGFHSTIRELVGEQTYTQMMKRLENMGTMGNARQWFSDAEAAIPGNTKAENRTEELAAYAVEQYTNGTKQPNVIRQWVESLLSALRTAIIRRLPFGKLKTWAVNNLQPQDLANLAIAGLRAKAQGQLQAQGREAMAYSRNEGVQSSYGLPNEQLGNRAFDRAEIRALRRLAAGMERPEAGITFRITDDGIAIATGPKGTRVPERYIRFANDNGLSFESRRLPISGGTEAPAMPAIYRTDGALYFGEMASNARPIDRTGKTRFSKINQTDTPEFKKWFGDSKVVDADGNPLVVYHATTYGDFNEFTKEEQRKGMAGFGFYFSDRYGSNVYAEHSQRFKMDRSWKGEPKQVNTMPVFLRMENPLLADNIADVANRFKDQGAFGVGRKVAGLSDDAKTAIQRAGYDGVITNEYVRKKRDGSLEIVSPHDKGAIKHPVYVVFEPTQVKSAIGNNGQFDGTNPDIRYSRAQIIGDSGRQYEPAQRQFFKNVGRDIEKKNLVERTTESLKNDFWKKMAVGIVDQFRGLRDLGDNGQAYMLARLSKGTAGAFDALLHHGKLSIRDGVYDADTSGGFIERLGTPLHGELDDFLWYVAANRAEGLSKVDRENLFTPTDIAAGKSLANGNTNFDYTIQTGAQKGTTTRNRATIYADANRVFNEFQKNTLDMAEQSGLIDGSSRKLWESEFYVPFYRVSEEDGEFIGSKMGNALVRQQAFKKLKGGTEKLNSDLLSNTLLNFSHLIEASAKNRAAKASLVAAEKIGAAHKATPGEKKTVWFMDNGKKIEYGVDDPFVMTAITSLEYAGMRNGIMDVMTKFKHWLTIGVTASPAFKVRNLIRDSIQSIGASELGYNPIKNIAEGYKQTKRDSQEYVSALASGGLIRFGTMLEGSESARVRQLVKAGVKDSTILNSENKWRAFYDQYLDPAVSAYNELGNRSEEINRAALYNQLVKQGKSHAEAALLARDLMDFSMQGSFNTIRFLTQVVPFMNARLQGMYKLGRSAKDNPRKLAVVTGAVALASIALMLAYGDDDDWKRREDWDRDNFWWFKFGDVEFRIPKPFEVGAIGTLAERGLELMIDDEMTGERFRNVVNSLVMNNLSMNPIPQAFKPILDLYANKDSFTKRPIESLGMQRLDPTERFNSNTSMVARGMSKASLGALSPVQIDHLARAYFGWLGSFVIGGADMVSRSVSDEPTKPALDYFRFGTQGILKEVGTGSSRYVTQVYEQAKEIEQAHATYRQMLKDGRMEEAKEYAEDNNDQLIRYRKVESVKKMESNLNERIRKIERSDMDSDQKKDAIALINKQKEQVAKRIAVGA